The segment TGCTCAAAACAGATTTGCAGGGATTTGCTTCCCCAAACCAGGATTCGCCCTCACTTCAAGGTTATCTTCCATCATGCAGGGGTCGGGCAGCATCCTGCCACCCTGTCTGCATGCTCGTGGTCCTGCCTGTCCCTTGGGGCCATGCACCCTGCCTCCTGCATCACGGGCACACACTAAAGAAATGCCTGGGGGCTGCATGCACCCCAGCCTCGCAGGACCTCATTCCCCTTGTCCTCAGTGATGATAAAGTTGCCTTTGACCATTCGCAGACCCCTGGGGGGTTCTGTGAGCAGGcaggggtgctgctggctgggcgGGAGGCTGCCAGCTGGAGACAGCTGCCAGTGTCATGAAAAGCCCCAAGCGTTGACCCTTCCCttctgcacagctcctgcaaGCTGTCCCCAGGGAGCCATCCAGGCGCCATTGATCCCCATGCTCGGCGGCCTTTGACCAGGCAGGCTTTTGCTGCCGCCACcgcaggggctggctgcccaTGGTGTCCCACCATCTGCTACCAGCTgttgcagctccccagcctgtgtGGTGCTGTGGGCCGCCTTTTCCTGGCGCCTGTGATGGGATGGGGAAAGCTCCATGCTGTGTCCCCATGGCGGGGGACCCTCAGCCTCTGCGTGCTGGAAAGATGCTGCGCTGTCCATCCTGGCTGAGAAATTTGGGTACAGCACATTTCTGGGTGCGGGACTAGTGAAGTGGGGAAGCCAGGAGTGTTTATTTGAGGTTTTGCAGCACTCAGAGGGAAACCATTTCAGACCATGAAACGGGCTTTTGCTCATGCACAGCCCAAGCTACTGCAACTCCCCTCTCTCCCGTGCCCAGGACCAGCTCCCCACATCGCTGTGGGTTTCCTGTGCCCAGGGTGGCTCTGCTGGGTTTCTTCCCCCACCCATGGGCTGCCTCGCTGCCTCCATGGGCGACCCtgtcagccctgctgcctgcacggCCGGgtgtcctccagcagctgggacaCTGTCCCAGGGCATGGGGCTTCCTTGCTGTCCCCAGCACTCCCCACGCTCCAGATCCAGCTGGGGCGCCGGGCCCCATGCAGAAGGGCTGCGTGCTGGGGCCAGTGCCCGAGCGTGACATTCCTACAGCACCCGCCGCCTCCTCTGTTGCTCAATCCCGGGttcccagccaggctggctggagcaggggccCTGGTTTTccggggggagggaagaggcagtGGCAGGATCCTCAGCAAGGGCAAGGAGGGCCCCTGCTCGGGGGGGTTTCAGACACTCTTGGGCACCCATCCCCATGGCCCACGgtgccctgtgccagccccatGCTGCCCCGACGCAGCACCTGGGTGAGCATCCCAACAGGGCTGGCTGAGCCCCCAGCAGCGGGTGGGGGCACGTGGGGTGGCCAGCCGGGCCCCAGACACCCCCTTGCCGCGTGGGTCGCACTAGCGAGATGCTCTGTTTCCAATTAGCGCCGGCGGCCGCAGAAGGTGCTGGAATCCGGGAACCTGCGCATTCCTGCCGCACGGCTGGCCAGCCACAAACCCAAACATGGGTTTGTCCCATTCCTCAGCCCGGGTTCCCCAGGGGCCTCCGGCGCACGGCCCCAGTGCCTCTCCTGGCCCCCAGGTCCCCTgtctggggctggtggggagcagctggggatcTGGTGCCAGAGGAGACAGCCCCTGGGTGGCTTTTGCTGGAGCAGGATGCATgtgggtgctggagcagagcgTGTGGGGTCTGTGCATAGGGTTGCATATTTTGGAGCAAGGGTTCCCCTGttctcctttcccccttcagCCCAAGGTAGCTGGTGGGGCAAGGGTGGGTCAGGGCCAGTGAGGGTGGTGGGGCTGAGTGGGCTCTGTGGCCATGGGTCACGTAGCATGAGAAGGTGGTCAGCCATGCACTCCCCCATCTGCCTGCTCCGTCCTCCCCACAGCCGTTGAGTGCGCCCCTGGGGCTGTTCTGCCCGTTGCCCCAAGGGAAAGCATCCCACCCCACACCTGTTGTGCGCTGGGTAGGGGGAGTGTGGCATTGCCCCCCTGACATGCCATGTCTGGCCAGCAGTGGTGTATCTCTGTGGGCCACCGGAGATGCTGCGGCAGATCATGCAGCTGGCTCAGCAGGAGAACCTCACCAATGGTGACTACGTCTTCTTCTACCTGGATGTCTTCGGGGAGAGCCTGCGGGGTGACTCTGCCCGCGACCCCTTCAagccctggcagcagagcccaggccaGGACTCGGGGCTCCGTGAGGCTTTCCAGGTGAGCTGCACCCGCCTGCCTGAGGACAGGGACCTCCTCAGCCTGGCCTCAGTGTGTGAATGGGGTGCTGTGCTCGGTTGCAGATGGTGCTGGTGATCACCTACTATGAGCCCCAAAACCCCGAGTACCAGCACTTCCAAACCCAGCTCATCCTTCGAGCTAAGCAGAAATTTGGGGTGCAGCTCAACTACTCCCTGGTGAGTGAGCCCCCCTGCATGATGGGGCAGTGGGGACCCTCTGCATGGGGCTGTGGCACCTCACCAGGATGCAGGGGGTGGGACACAGCCACAGGCAATGCCCAAGGGGCCATTCCTGGTCTGAGCAGCCATGGGCACTGCCATTCCCCCGGGGTGCATGTTGGCTCCCATGTGAGGTTATGGGGTTGTGGGTGGGTACATGACCCTGGTGTGGGGCTCCTGGGGTGCTCCCATGCATGTGGCCACAGGTGTGCTGAAGTTCCCTCTGACAGATGAACCTGGTGGCGGGGTGTTTCTATGATGGGATGCTGCTGTATGCCATGGTGCTGAACGAGACCCTGCAGGAGGGTGGCTCCAAGAAAAATGCCACCCACATCATTGAGAAGATGCGAGATCGCAAGTTCCAGGGTAACGGTGGGACAGGGGCAGCTGGACTGAGGGTGCCACGGGGGCGGTGGAACCCGGTCCCTGTCCCACCTGGGTCTTGCTTCTCCCACAGGAGTGACGGGACTGGTGAGCATGGATAGCAACAATGACCGGGACACCGACTTCAACCTATGGGCCATGGGCGATCCCGAGAGCGGGCAGTACGAGGTGGGGGCTGGCACTGGgatcctgccagcagctggggctggggggctgggatgctgggggcGGCCTCAGCTCTCTCTGCCATAGGTGGTGGGACACTACTCGGGTGTGGAGAAGCAGATCCACTGGCTGGGACGACCCATTCCCTGGGTGAAGGGGGCCCCCCCCTTGGACAACCCACCCTGTGTCTTCGACGTGGACGACCCCTCCTGCGATAAAAGTGGGTGTACTCGGTCTCCATGTCCCTTGGTCCCCAGCACCTTTCCCTGAGGGTGCATGATAGCCTGGCACCTGTGGCCAGGTGGGCCACACTAACATCTCCTCTTGCCCACAGCCCCCCTCTCCATGCTGGCCATCGTGGCTTTGGGCACTGGCCTCACCTTCGTCATGTTTGGCATCTCCAGCTTCCTCATCTTCAGGTCAGTCGGGGCTGGTGGAGCCTCTGGGTACTGGTACCCATCAGCctggtttggggcaggggggcaggcagggcagaagAGTATGGGGGCCTGACCCCTGTGTGCCCCCCAGGAAGCTGATGCTAGAGAAGGAGCTTGCCAGCATGCTCTGGAGGATCCGCTGGGATGAGCTGCAATTTGGGAGCCCTGAGCGGTACCacaaggcagcaggcagccggCTCACCCTATCCCTGGTGAGACCTTCCTGCCCTGGGGCACCACCCTcttcctgcccctgccccgtcCTCCCTCCCTGCATGACAGCTCTTCCCTGTTGatcccctccacagccctccatcCCCTACAGAGCCACAGCCCCGCTGTGTCCATCCCTTACACAGCCCTGCATCCTCTACAGAGCACCATACCTCATCAGGCCCCTGTGTGGCCTTCCGTCCCCTACACGGCCACATGTTACCCATACCCTACACACCTTACACCCCCTGTAGTGCACCATACCTCATCCTGTAGCCCTTGCCTTCCCTACAGAGCATGCAGGGAAGCCCTTCCCTTCGGAGCTTGTCCTGCCACCATCCCTTGCACACCCCTGGGGGTGCCTGCCATGCTGCACTCCAGGGTCCCCATCCCTAaccccctccttccctgcagcgTGGCTCCAGCTACGGCTCCCTGATGACCACCCATGGCAAGTACCAGATCTTTGCCAACACCGGCCACTTTAAGGTCAGTGCAGCAGACGGGGAGCTGAGCTCTCCCCTGAGAACCCCCCAGCCCTGTTGGGGTGCTTCCCTTCAGCTGTAACCCCACCCTGCGGCATGCTGgcaccttcttcccctccccaaatcTGCCCAATGGGCACTGACCTCTTCCACCCTCCCTGGCACCGCAGGGCAACGTGGTGGCCATCAAGCACATCAACAAGAAGCGCATCGAGCTGACACGGCAGGTGCTCTTCGAGCTGAAACATGTAGGTTTGGGGTCTGGGCTGCAGTGGGTTCCCTGCTTGGGGGTGCAAGGGCTGGTCCTGGCAcagtgggtgctggtgggagcagcagcccaTCCCATCTGACCTTAAGCCTGTCTTGGCTCTGCTTCCACCTCCAGATGCGGGACATCCAGTTCAACCACTTGACTCGCTTCATCGGGGCATGCATTGACCCCCCCAACATCTGCATTGTTACTGAGTACTGCCCACGGGGCAGCCTGCAGGTAGGGGGGCTTGGGGGCACTGGGGGTgacctggctgggctgggcctTGAGGACAGGGCTATAGATGCTGGTGGCCACCCAAGCCCCACAAgacctgcagcagagctgcacaagCAGGTGTCAGATGCCagtggaggggaggaggtgggttCCTCAGAGTCCCCCCACAGCTGGGTGCTTGGTGAGGCTGGTGCTGGCATCACCACCCCTTGGGTGGAGTCCACTCAATGTGCTGCCCCAGGATGTCCTGGAGAATGAGAGCATCAACCTGGACTGGATGTTTCGCTACTCCCTCATCAACGACATTGTCAAGGTACTCAAGTGAGGGGCACAAGGGTCTGGGGGAGGTGCCTGAGGGATGCCAGCTTCCCCGTGTCTTATCTGTCCCAGGGAATGGCTTTCCTGCACAATAGCATCATTGGCCACCACGGCAGCCTCAAGTCATCCAACTGTGTGGTGGACAGCCGCTTCGTGCTGAAGATCACCGACTACGGGCTGGCCAGCTTCCGCACACCCTGCGACAGCGAGGACACGCATGCCCTTTATGCCAGTGAGTGCCTGCTCAGGAGGACCAGGGGGATGGGGTGACCCTGCCTCACCactctgtgtctgtgtcccaccagagaagctgtggacagctccagagctgctgcagaaggggcGTCTGCCCACACCAGGCATGCAGAAAGCCGATGTCTACAGCTTTGGTATCATCATGCAGGAGGTTGCCCTACGCAATGGCCCCTTCTACATCGAGGGCATGGACCTGAGCCCCAAAGGTGAGGGTAGGGGGCAAGCGTGGGGTAGTCCTGTCCCCGACGGGGGCGGTCCAAGTGCTCACCATCGGCCACCCCCTGACAGAGATTGTGCAGAAGGTGCGTAACAGCCAGAAGCCCTTCTTTCGCCCCTCCATTGACATCGGGGTGCACAGCgaggagctggcagtgctgatGGAGCGCTGCTGGGCGCAGGAGCCGGCTGAGCGCCCTGACTTCGGCCAGATCAAGATCTTCATCCGTAGATTCAACAAGTGGGTGGCTGGcgagtggggtgggggtggccctgggcagcagcagggactgcTGTGGGGGCAGTGGTTGGGGGGACACCTCTTCCTGACGGcgccagctgcctgcaccccggcagggagggcagcaccaGCATCCTGGACAACCTGCTGTCGCGCATGGAGCAGTACGCCAACAACCTGGAGAAACTTGTGGAGGAGCGGACGCAGGCCTACCTGGAGGAGAAGCGGAAGGCTGAGAACCTCCTCTACCAGATTCTGCCCCAgtgagagagggagagatggGAGCATGTGGGTCTGGATGTTGGCATGGGGTTAGCATGCACCCACTGCTGTGCAAGCATGGGGTCCCTTGCCAGCTCTCCATGCTGGTGAAGGGCAAGGGACACAGGAAGAACGAGTTTTTGGGGTGGGAGCCCACTACCATCCTCCCTGTCATCACCAGCTCTGTTGCGGAGCAGCTGAAGCGTGGGGAGACAGTGCGGGCCGAGGCTTTTGACAGTGTCACCATCTACTTCAGCGACATTGTGGGCTTCACTGCCCTCTCGGCCGAGAGCACCCCAATGCAGGTGAGAGCAGGGCTTGGGG is part of the Falco biarmicus isolate bFalBia1 chromosome Z, bFalBia1.pri, whole genome shotgun sequence genome and harbors:
- the NPR2 gene encoding atrial natriuretic peptide receptor 2; the encoded protein is MAPRLPLPLLLLLLPAALLVPAAAGAGRRAATPDGAAANLTVAVVLPERNVSYAWAWPRVGPALSLALEALERGDPPLLPRPFSVRVEFMSSELEGACSEYVAPLNAVDLKLYHDPDVLFGPGCVYPAASVGRFASHWRLPLITGGAVAAGFSRKREHYSTTVRTGPSAPKLGAFVSHLHAHFNWSARAVLLYVDRKTDDRPYYFTVEGVYQELQDGSNLTVRHHIYSPDEGGPDTAVHFIKANGRVVYLCGPPEMLRQIMQLAQQENLTNGDYVFFYLDVFGESLRGDSARDPFKPWQQSPGQDSGLREAFQMVLVITYYEPQNPEYQHFQTQLILRAKQKFGVQLNYSLMNLVAGCFYDGMLLYAMVLNETLQEGGSKKNATHIIEKMRDRKFQGVTGLVSMDSNNDRDTDFNLWAMGDPESGQYEVVGHYSGVEKQIHWLGRPIPWVKGAPPLDNPPCVFDVDDPSCDKTPLSMLAIVALGTGLTFVMFGISSFLIFRKLMLEKELASMLWRIRWDELQFGSPERYHKAAGSRLTLSLRGSSYGSLMTTHGKYQIFANTGHFKGNVVAIKHINKKRIELTRQVLFELKHMRDIQFNHLTRFIGACIDPPNICIVTEYCPRGSLQDVLENESINLDWMFRYSLINDIVKGMAFLHNSIIGHHGSLKSSNCVVDSRFVLKITDYGLASFRTPCDSEDTHALYAKKLWTAPELLQKGRLPTPGMQKADVYSFGIIMQEVALRNGPFYIEGMDLSPKEIVQKVRNSQKPFFRPSIDIGVHSEELAVLMERCWAQEPAERPDFGQIKIFIRRFNKEGSTSILDNLLSRMEQYANNLEKLVEERTQAYLEEKRKAENLLYQILPHSVAEQLKRGETVRAEAFDSVTIYFSDIVGFTALSAESTPMQVVTLLNDLYTCFDAIIDNFDVYKVETIGDAYMVVSGLPVRNGKLHAREIVRMALALLDAVKTFKIRHRPNDQLHLRIGVHTGPVCAGVVGLKMPRYCLFGDTVNTASRMESNGQALKIHVSSTTKEVLDEFGCFELELRGDVEMKGKGKMRTYWLLGERKDPKVV